A single region of the Cucumis melo cultivar AY chromosome 3, USDA_Cmelo_AY_1.0, whole genome shotgun sequence genome encodes:
- the LOC103488648 gene encoding uncharacterized protein LOC103488648 isoform X1, producing the protein MRSFKNFCTKKTLIGLGLGQFLSLLITSTGFASSELAKRGINAPTSQSFINYVLLAIVYGSIVLYRKKAIKAKWYFYIPLGLVDVEANYLVVKAYQYTSLTSVMLLDCWTIPCVMLLTWLFLKTKYRFRKIAGVVVCVAGLVMVIFSDVHAGDRSGGSSPLKGDALVIAGATLYAVTNVSEEFLVKNADRVELMAMLGIFGAIISAIQISIIERNELKSIRWTPKAAIPFAGFSVAMFLFYSFVPILLQISGSTMLNLSLLTSDMWSIVIRIVAYNEKVDWLYYLAFAAVIIGLIIYSVAGVRKKKKINFKLILVMKKPSMKNVHIRNARQETGYNEYQLAVQRSRMVEKKMKILGRNKYFAS; encoded by the exons ATGAGAAGTTTCAAGAATTTTTGCACGAAAAAGACCCTAATCGGTCTTGGGCTGGGACAATTTCTATCTCTCCTTATCACTTCCACTGGCTTTGCATCCTCTGAACTTGCTAAAAGAG GAATTAACGCACCAACTTCACAGTCCTTCATAAACTATGTCCTCTTGGCAATTGTCTATGGAAGTATTGTGCTCTACCGTAAGAAAGCAATCAAG gcaaAATGGTACTTCTACATACCACTAGGATTGGTAGATGTAGAAGCCAACTACCTTG TTGTGAAGGCCTATCAGTACACATCTCTAACAAGTGTCATGCTGCTGGATTGTTGGACAATCCCTTGTGTTATGCTGCTAACCTGGCTTTTCCTGAAAACAAAATACAGATTCAGGAAGATAGCTGGTGTTGTTGTTTGTGTTGCCGGCCTTGTCATGGTCATTTTTTCTGATGTTCATGCTGGTGACCGATCTG GAGGCAGCAGCCCGCTTAAAGGGGATGCTCTTGTCATAGCTGGTGCTACCCTTTACGCTGTTACTAATGTCAGCGAG GAATTTCTGGTGAAGAATGCTGACAGAGTGGAGTTAATGGCTATGTTGGGTATCTTTGGTGCCATCATCAGCGCAATCCAGAT AAGCATAATTGAGCGCAATGAGTTGAAATCCATTCGATGGACACCCAAAGCA GCAATTCCTTTTGCTGGATTTTCTGTGGCTATGTTTCTGTTCTACTCGTTTGTCCCAATATTGCTTCAG ATTAGTGGATCCACAATGTTGAACCTGTCTCTACTGACCTCAGACATGTGGTCAATTGTGATTCGCATTGTCGCTTATAATGAAAAG GTTGATTGGCTTTACTACTTGGCCTTTGCTGCTGTTATCATTGGGCTCATTATTTATTCAGT TGCAGGGgtgagaaagaagaagaagatcaactTCAAGCTAATATTGGTGATGAAGAAGCCGAGCATGAAAAACGTCCATATAAGGAATGCCCGACAAGAAACCGGGTACAATGAATATCAGCTAGCAGTTCAAAGATCTAGAatggtagaaaaaaaaatgaaaatcttaggaagaaataaatattttgcttCCTAG
- the LOC103488648 gene encoding uncharacterized protein LOC103488648 isoform X2, whose amino-acid sequence MRSFKNFCTKKTLIGLGLGQFLSLLITSTGFASSELAKRGINAPTSQSFINYVLLAIVYGSIVLYRKKAIKAKWYFYIPLGLVDVEANYLVVKAYQYTSLTSVMLLDCWTIPCVMLLTWLFLKTKYRFRKIAGVVVCVAGLVMVIFSDVHAGDRSGGSSPLKGDALVIAGATLYAVTNVSEEFLVKNADRVELMAMLGIFGAIISAIQISIIERNELKSIRWTPKAAIPFAGFSVAMFLFYSFVPILLQISGSTMLNLSLLTSDMWSIVIRIVAYNEKVDWLYYLAFAAVIIGLIIYSVGEKEEEDQLQANIGDEEAEHEKRPYKECPTRNRVQ is encoded by the exons ATGAGAAGTTTCAAGAATTTTTGCACGAAAAAGACCCTAATCGGTCTTGGGCTGGGACAATTTCTATCTCTCCTTATCACTTCCACTGGCTTTGCATCCTCTGAACTTGCTAAAAGAG GAATTAACGCACCAACTTCACAGTCCTTCATAAACTATGTCCTCTTGGCAATTGTCTATGGAAGTATTGTGCTCTACCGTAAGAAAGCAATCAAG gcaaAATGGTACTTCTACATACCACTAGGATTGGTAGATGTAGAAGCCAACTACCTTG TTGTGAAGGCCTATCAGTACACATCTCTAACAAGTGTCATGCTGCTGGATTGTTGGACAATCCCTTGTGTTATGCTGCTAACCTGGCTTTTCCTGAAAACAAAATACAGATTCAGGAAGATAGCTGGTGTTGTTGTTTGTGTTGCCGGCCTTGTCATGGTCATTTTTTCTGATGTTCATGCTGGTGACCGATCTG GAGGCAGCAGCCCGCTTAAAGGGGATGCTCTTGTCATAGCTGGTGCTACCCTTTACGCTGTTACTAATGTCAGCGAG GAATTTCTGGTGAAGAATGCTGACAGAGTGGAGTTAATGGCTATGTTGGGTATCTTTGGTGCCATCATCAGCGCAATCCAGAT AAGCATAATTGAGCGCAATGAGTTGAAATCCATTCGATGGACACCCAAAGCA GCAATTCCTTTTGCTGGATTTTCTGTGGCTATGTTTCTGTTCTACTCGTTTGTCCCAATATTGCTTCAG ATTAGTGGATCCACAATGTTGAACCTGTCTCTACTGACCTCAGACATGTGGTCAATTGTGATTCGCATTGTCGCTTATAATGAAAAG GTTGATTGGCTTTACTACTTGGCCTTTGCTGCTGTTATCATTGGGCTCATTATTTATTCAGT GGgtgagaaagaagaagaagatcaactTCAAGCTAATATTGGTGATGAAGAAGCCGAGCATGAAAAACGTCCATATAAGGAATGCCCGACAAGAAACCGGGTACAATGA